ACTGCAGGACAAGAAGGTGGTGCACCCGGATCGGCCGCTCACGGGTACCACCTGGCAGGTGACGAGCCTGGTGTCATCGCAGGCGGTCAGCACGTCGCGCGCACTGGAAGATGCCAAGCCGACATTGACGATCGCCGACGACGGCAACCTTACCGGGTTCACCGGATGCAATCAGTTCAACGGGCGCGCCGAGGTCTCCGGCTCGCCCGCGATCATCGAGTTCGGCCCGCTGGCAACGACACGCAAGGCGTGCCCGGAAGACGTGACCGCCGTCGAGCGGGCGGTGCTGCGGGTGCTGACCGGCAAGGTGCAGACGGCGATCGCCTCCGATGAACTCCGTCTGACCGGGGCCGACGGCTACGGGCTGGTACTGCGAGCCCAATGACATCCGATCAGAGCGGCGACGCACCCCGCAGGTGCTCGAAGATCAGCGACGTCTGCGTGCCCGCCACGTCGGAGTCGGCATTGAGGTTCTCCACCACGAACTTTCGCAGATCCTCGGTGTCACGGGCCGCGACGTGCAGGATGAAGTCGTCCCCGCCTGCGAGGAAATACACATCCATCACCTGAGGCCGGGTGCGGATCTGCGCGATGAAGCTGCGGATCTTGCCGCGGGCGTTGGATTGCAGGCTCACCGAGATCATGGCCTGAAGCCCCAGCCCGACGGCCGCCGGGTCGATATCGGTGTAGAAACCGCGGATGACCCCGATCTCCTGGAGACGGCGAACCCGCCCGTGACACGTCGACGGAGCAATGCCCACAAGCTCCGCCAGTGCGCTGTTGGGCATGCGCGCATCGTCGTGCAGGGCCAGCAAAATGCGGCGGTCGATCTCGTCGATGTCACGGTTCCGAACATCCTTCGGCGAGCCCGGCGTTTGCGGCCTCATGACTGAGGATCCTTCTACCATGGAGCGAGCCTACCGAATCTTATGCAGAGATATTGATCCGTATCCGAAGGTTCTTCACACTTAGAGGTGACATTACCCCTTCTGAAGGAGCGATCATGCTCGTCGGAATCCCGACCGAGATCAAGAACAACGAGTACCGAGTCGCCATCACCCCCGCGGGCGTGGCAGAGCTGACCCGCAGGGGTCACGAGGTGATCATCCAGGCCGGCGCCGGCGAGGGTTCGGCCGTCTCGGATCGCGACTTCAAGGCGGCGGGCGCCGAGATCGTCAACACCGCCGATCAGGTCTGGTCCGAAGCCGAGCTGCTGCTCAAGGTCAAGGAGCCGATCGAGGCCGAGTACTCGCGCATGCGCAAGGGCCAGACCCTGTTCACCTACCTGCACCTCGCGGCGTCCAAGCCGTGCACCGATGCGCTGCTCGCATCCGGCACCACCTCGATCGCCTATGAGACCGTGCAGACCGCCGACGGTGCGCTGCCTCTCTTGGCGCCGATGAGCGAGGTCGCCGGCCGGCTCTCCGCCCAGGTCGGCGCCTACCACCTGATGCGCAGCCACGGAGGCCGCGGTGTGCTGATGGGCGGAGTCCCCGGCGTTGCTCCCGCCGAGGTCGTCGTGATCGGCGCGGGCACCGCCGGTTACAACGCTGCACGTGTGGCCGCGGGTATGGGCGCCCATGTGACGGTGTTCGACCTCAACATCAACACGCTGCGCCGCGTCGACGGCGAGTTCGGCGGTCGCATCGAGACGCGCTACTCGTCGAGTCTGGAACTCGAAGAAGCCGTCAAGCGGGCCGACCTGGTGATCGGTGCGGTCCTGGTGCCCGGCGCCAAGGCCCCCAAGCTGG
This region of Mycolicibacterium goodii genomic DNA includes:
- a CDS encoding Lrp/AsnC family transcriptional regulator; protein product: MVEGSSVMRPQTPGSPKDVRNRDIDEIDRRILLALHDDARMPNSALAELVGIAPSTCHGRVRRLQEIGVIRGFYTDIDPAAVGLGLQAMISVSLQSNARGKIRSFIAQIRTRPQVMDVYFLAGGDDFILHVAARDTEDLRKFVVENLNADSDVAGTQTSLIFEHLRGASPL
- a CDS encoding META domain-containing protein; the protein is MRLFPIVPVALAVLTVTACAGNVNADDNTLDGRTFVSVEVEGEQIPGGGPLTVQFDGGQISTFAGCNHGSGTVDLSDGHIATQLASTMMGCPPPISDADQWTSRFFGAKPSWSLDGDTLVLKTDSATVTLQDKKVVHPDRPLTGTTWQVTSLVSSQAVSTSRALEDAKPTLTIADDGNLTGFTGCNQFNGRAEVSGSPAIIEFGPLATTRKACPEDVTAVERAVLRVLTGKVQTAIASDELRLTGADGYGLVLRAQ
- the ald gene encoding alanine dehydrogenase — protein: MLVGIPTEIKNNEYRVAITPAGVAELTRRGHEVIIQAGAGEGSAVSDRDFKAAGAEIVNTADQVWSEAELLLKVKEPIEAEYSRMRKGQTLFTYLHLAASKPCTDALLASGTTSIAYETVQTADGALPLLAPMSEVAGRLSAQVGAYHLMRSHGGRGVLMGGVPGVAPAEVVVIGAGTAGYNAARVAAGMGAHVTVFDLNINTLRRVDGEFGGRIETRYSSSLELEEAVKRADLVIGAVLVPGAKAPKLVSNSTVAHMKSGAVLVDIAIDQGGCFEDSRPTTHDEPTFNVHDTVFYCVANMPGAVPRTSTFALTNSTMPYVLKLADQGWQAACAADPALAKGLSTHDGKLLSAAVAKDLELPYTDPAEFLA